In Carya illinoinensis cultivar Pawnee chromosome 10, C.illinoinensisPawnee_v1, whole genome shotgun sequence, one DNA window encodes the following:
- the LOC122279140 gene encoding BTB/POZ domain-containing protein At1g30440-like isoform X3, which produces MHSNGMGRPGSARLGSRVILLLKLGRCRFIFTRSGFMERLIAEASEQGEEGCVINLPDIPGGAKTFELVAKFCYGVKLELTSSNVVYLRCSAEHLEMKEDYGEGNLIVQTEAFLNQVVLQSWKDSLKALQTCDDVLRYAEELNITERCFESLATKACTDPTLSGWLATGGSVLWNGISTGARPNNSSSDWWYDDICTLSLPLFKRLISVMETHGIKQEIIAGSLTCYAKKYLPGLNRRQGAIESNNRLAPVAFGAPPSEEDQKLFLEEIDRLLPMQKGLVPTKFLFGLLRTAMILRANPTCISSLEKRIGMQLDQATLENLLMPNFSYSMETLYNVDCVQRILDHFLAMDQISGGTSPGAIDDGQFIGSPSLTPVTMVAKLIDGYLAEVAPDVNLKFPKFQALAAAVPDYARPLDDGLYRAIDIYLKSHPWLVESEREQLCRLIDCQKFSLEACTHAAQNERLPLRIVVQVLFFEQLQLRTSIAGCFLVSDHLDGSRQLRSGPAGSNEGGLATTVRENQVLKVGMDNMRMRVFELEKECSNMRQEIEKLGRTEGSSTWGSVSKKFGFKLKSQMCSAQAESVSKQSNGNGKVEKMKDRQGKHKNNSSHND; this is translated from the exons GTTCTGCACGACTGGGCTCCCGAGTGATATTGTTGTTGAAGTTGGGGAGATGTCGTTTCATCTTCACAAG AAGCGGGTTTATGGAAAGGTTAATTGCAGAGGCATCTGAACAAGGAGAAGAAGGATGTGTCATAAACCTTCCTGACATTCCTGGTGGGGCCAAAACGTTTGAACTTGTGGCCAAGTTCTGCTATGGGGTGAAACTTGAACTTACTTCCTCAAATGTTGTGTACCTCCGCTGTTCTGCCGAGCATCTTGAAATGAAAGAGGACTATGGTGAAGGAAATTTGATTGTTCAAACTGAGGCCTTCCTGAATCAAGTAGTTCTACAAAGTTGGAAAGACTCATTAAAGGCACTGCAAACCTGCGATGATGTTCTACGCTATGCTGAAGAACTTAACATTACAGAAAGGTGCTTTGAGTCGCTGGCCACTAAGGCATGTACTGACCCAACTCTATCTGGGTGGCTTGCCACTGGAGGTAGTGTGTTGTGGAATGGGATAAGTACAGGGGCGAGACCAAATAATTCTAGTTCAGATTGGTGGTATGATGATATATGTACTTTAAGTTTGCCTCTCTTTAAGAGGTTGATTTCAGTCATGGAAACTCATGGAATCAAACAGGAGATTATTGCTGGGTCCCTCACTTGCTATGCAAAAAAGTACCTGCCAGGACTGAATCGGCGACAGGGAGCCATTGAGTCCAATAATCGTCTGGCACCTGTGGCTTTTGGGGCTCCACCATCAGAAGAAGATCAGAAACTTTTCCTGGAAGAGATTGATAGGCTACTTCCAATGCAGAAGGGCCTAGTGCCAACTAAATTCCTATTTGGTCTACTTCGAACAGCCATGATTCTTCGAGCGAACCCCACTTGCATATCAAGTTTGGAGAAAAGAATTGGGATGCAGCTTGATCAAGCTACACTCGAAAATCTGTTGATGCCCAATTTCTCTTATTCCATGGAGACATTATACAATGTTGACTGTGTGCAACGGATTCTTGACCACTTTCTTGCCATGGATCAGATTTCTGGTGGGACTTCCCCTGGTGCAATTGATGATGGTCAATTTATCGGGTCACCTTCGTTGACACCAGTCACGATGGTAGCCAAGCTAATTGATGGGTATCTTGCAGAGGTTGCCCCTGATGTTAATTTGAAGTTCCCCAAATTTCAAGCTCTTGCTGCTGCAGTTCCTGACTATGCCAGGCCCTTGGATGATGGACTTTATCGTGCAATAGACATTTATCTGAAG TCACACCCATGGTTGGTAGAGTCCGAAAGAGAACAACTCTGCAGGCTGATAGATTGCCAGAAGTTCTCCTTAGAAGCTTGCACCCATGCTGCACAGAACGAGAGGCTTCCTCTTAGAATAGTAGTTCAAGTTCTCTTCTTTGAGCAGCTTCAGCTTAGGACCTCCATTGCGGGCTGCTTTCTGGTTTCAGATCATCTTGATGGATCAAGACAGTTAAGAAGTGGACCTGCTGGATCTAATGAAGGAGGCTTGGCCACAACTGTGAGGGAGAATCAGGTTTTGAAGGTGGGGATGGATAATATGAGGATGAGAGtatttgagcttgagaaggaatgCTCAAACATGAGGCAGGAGATTGAGAAGTTGGGTCGCACAGAGGGTTCTAGCACGTGGGGAAGTGTGTCAAAGAAATTTGGGTTTAAG
- the LOC122279140 gene encoding BTB/POZ domain-containing protein At1g30440-like isoform X1, with amino-acid sequence MWIWIMYNKKYEDMDLLQKFCTTGLPSDIVVEVGEMSFHLHKFPLLSRSGFMERLIAEASEQGEEGCVINLPDIPGGAKTFELVAKFCYGVKLELTSSNVVYLRCSAEHLEMKEDYGEGNLIVQTEAFLNQVVLQSWKDSLKALQTCDDVLRYAEELNITERCFESLATKACTDPTLSGWLATGGSVLWNGISTGARPNNSSSDWWYDDICTLSLPLFKRLISVMETHGIKQEIIAGSLTCYAKKYLPGLNRRQGAIESNNRLAPVAFGAPPSEEDQKLFLEEIDRLLPMQKGLVPTKFLFGLLRTAMILRANPTCISSLEKRIGMQLDQATLENLLMPNFSYSMETLYNVDCVQRILDHFLAMDQISGGTSPGAIDDGQFIGSPSLTPVTMVAKLIDGYLAEVAPDVNLKFPKFQALAAAVPDYARPLDDGLYRAIDIYLKSHPWLVESEREQLCRLIDCQKFSLEACTHAAQNERLPLRIVVQVLFFEQLQLRTSIAGCFLVSDHLDGSRQLRSGPAGSNEGGLATTVRENQVLKVGMDNMRMRVFELEKECSNMRQEIEKLGRTEGSSTWGSVSKKFGFKLKSQMCSAQAESVSKQSNGNGKVEKMKDRQGKHKNNSSHND; translated from the exons GTTCTGCACGACTGGGCTCCCGAGTGATATTGTTGTTGAAGTTGGGGAGATGTCGTTTCATCTTCACAAG TTCCCTTTGCTCTCTAGAAGCGGGTTTATGGAAAGGTTAATTGCAGAGGCATCTGAACAAGGAGAAGAAGGATGTGTCATAAACCTTCCTGACATTCCTGGTGGGGCCAAAACGTTTGAACTTGTGGCCAAGTTCTGCTATGGGGTGAAACTTGAACTTACTTCCTCAAATGTTGTGTACCTCCGCTGTTCTGCCGAGCATCTTGAAATGAAAGAGGACTATGGTGAAGGAAATTTGATTGTTCAAACTGAGGCCTTCCTGAATCAAGTAGTTCTACAAAGTTGGAAAGACTCATTAAAGGCACTGCAAACCTGCGATGATGTTCTACGCTATGCTGAAGAACTTAACATTACAGAAAGGTGCTTTGAGTCGCTGGCCACTAAGGCATGTACTGACCCAACTCTATCTGGGTGGCTTGCCACTGGAGGTAGTGTGTTGTGGAATGGGATAAGTACAGGGGCGAGACCAAATAATTCTAGTTCAGATTGGTGGTATGATGATATATGTACTTTAAGTTTGCCTCTCTTTAAGAGGTTGATTTCAGTCATGGAAACTCATGGAATCAAACAGGAGATTATTGCTGGGTCCCTCACTTGCTATGCAAAAAAGTACCTGCCAGGACTGAATCGGCGACAGGGAGCCATTGAGTCCAATAATCGTCTGGCACCTGTGGCTTTTGGGGCTCCACCATCAGAAGAAGATCAGAAACTTTTCCTGGAAGAGATTGATAGGCTACTTCCAATGCAGAAGGGCCTAGTGCCAACTAAATTCCTATTTGGTCTACTTCGAACAGCCATGATTCTTCGAGCGAACCCCACTTGCATATCAAGTTTGGAGAAAAGAATTGGGATGCAGCTTGATCAAGCTACACTCGAAAATCTGTTGATGCCCAATTTCTCTTATTCCATGGAGACATTATACAATGTTGACTGTGTGCAACGGATTCTTGACCACTTTCTTGCCATGGATCAGATTTCTGGTGGGACTTCCCCTGGTGCAATTGATGATGGTCAATTTATCGGGTCACCTTCGTTGACACCAGTCACGATGGTAGCCAAGCTAATTGATGGGTATCTTGCAGAGGTTGCCCCTGATGTTAATTTGAAGTTCCCCAAATTTCAAGCTCTTGCTGCTGCAGTTCCTGACTATGCCAGGCCCTTGGATGATGGACTTTATCGTGCAATAGACATTTATCTGAAG TCACACCCATGGTTGGTAGAGTCCGAAAGAGAACAACTCTGCAGGCTGATAGATTGCCAGAAGTTCTCCTTAGAAGCTTGCACCCATGCTGCACAGAACGAGAGGCTTCCTCTTAGAATAGTAGTTCAAGTTCTCTTCTTTGAGCAGCTTCAGCTTAGGACCTCCATTGCGGGCTGCTTTCTGGTTTCAGATCATCTTGATGGATCAAGACAGTTAAGAAGTGGACCTGCTGGATCTAATGAAGGAGGCTTGGCCACAACTGTGAGGGAGAATCAGGTTTTGAAGGTGGGGATGGATAATATGAGGATGAGAGtatttgagcttgagaaggaatgCTCAAACATGAGGCAGGAGATTGAGAAGTTGGGTCGCACAGAGGGTTCTAGCACGTGGGGAAGTGTGTCAAAGAAATTTGGGTTTAAG
- the LOC122279140 gene encoding BTB/POZ domain-containing protein At1g30440-like isoform X2: MASVKLGTKTDAFQRHGQAWFCTTGLPSDIVVEVGEMSFHLHKFPLLSRSGFMERLIAEASEQGEEGCVINLPDIPGGAKTFELVAKFCYGVKLELTSSNVVYLRCSAEHLEMKEDYGEGNLIVQTEAFLNQVVLQSWKDSLKALQTCDDVLRYAEELNITERCFESLATKACTDPTLSGWLATGGSVLWNGISTGARPNNSSSDWWYDDICTLSLPLFKRLISVMETHGIKQEIIAGSLTCYAKKYLPGLNRRQGAIESNNRLAPVAFGAPPSEEDQKLFLEEIDRLLPMQKGLVPTKFLFGLLRTAMILRANPTCISSLEKRIGMQLDQATLENLLMPNFSYSMETLYNVDCVQRILDHFLAMDQISGGTSPGAIDDGQFIGSPSLTPVTMVAKLIDGYLAEVAPDVNLKFPKFQALAAAVPDYARPLDDGLYRAIDIYLKSHPWLVESEREQLCRLIDCQKFSLEACTHAAQNERLPLRIVVQVLFFEQLQLRTSIAGCFLVSDHLDGSRQLRSGPAGSNEGGLATTVRENQVLKVGMDNMRMRVFELEKECSNMRQEIEKLGRTEGSSTWGSVSKKFGFKLKSQMCSAQAESVSKQSNGNGKVEKMKDRQGKHKNNSSHND, translated from the exons GTTCTGCACGACTGGGCTCCCGAGTGATATTGTTGTTGAAGTTGGGGAGATGTCGTTTCATCTTCACAAG TTCCCTTTGCTCTCTAGAAGCGGGTTTATGGAAAGGTTAATTGCAGAGGCATCTGAACAAGGAGAAGAAGGATGTGTCATAAACCTTCCTGACATTCCTGGTGGGGCCAAAACGTTTGAACTTGTGGCCAAGTTCTGCTATGGGGTGAAACTTGAACTTACTTCCTCAAATGTTGTGTACCTCCGCTGTTCTGCCGAGCATCTTGAAATGAAAGAGGACTATGGTGAAGGAAATTTGATTGTTCAAACTGAGGCCTTCCTGAATCAAGTAGTTCTACAAAGTTGGAAAGACTCATTAAAGGCACTGCAAACCTGCGATGATGTTCTACGCTATGCTGAAGAACTTAACATTACAGAAAGGTGCTTTGAGTCGCTGGCCACTAAGGCATGTACTGACCCAACTCTATCTGGGTGGCTTGCCACTGGAGGTAGTGTGTTGTGGAATGGGATAAGTACAGGGGCGAGACCAAATAATTCTAGTTCAGATTGGTGGTATGATGATATATGTACTTTAAGTTTGCCTCTCTTTAAGAGGTTGATTTCAGTCATGGAAACTCATGGAATCAAACAGGAGATTATTGCTGGGTCCCTCACTTGCTATGCAAAAAAGTACCTGCCAGGACTGAATCGGCGACAGGGAGCCATTGAGTCCAATAATCGTCTGGCACCTGTGGCTTTTGGGGCTCCACCATCAGAAGAAGATCAGAAACTTTTCCTGGAAGAGATTGATAGGCTACTTCCAATGCAGAAGGGCCTAGTGCCAACTAAATTCCTATTTGGTCTACTTCGAACAGCCATGATTCTTCGAGCGAACCCCACTTGCATATCAAGTTTGGAGAAAAGAATTGGGATGCAGCTTGATCAAGCTACACTCGAAAATCTGTTGATGCCCAATTTCTCTTATTCCATGGAGACATTATACAATGTTGACTGTGTGCAACGGATTCTTGACCACTTTCTTGCCATGGATCAGATTTCTGGTGGGACTTCCCCTGGTGCAATTGATGATGGTCAATTTATCGGGTCACCTTCGTTGACACCAGTCACGATGGTAGCCAAGCTAATTGATGGGTATCTTGCAGAGGTTGCCCCTGATGTTAATTTGAAGTTCCCCAAATTTCAAGCTCTTGCTGCTGCAGTTCCTGACTATGCCAGGCCCTTGGATGATGGACTTTATCGTGCAATAGACATTTATCTGAAG TCACACCCATGGTTGGTAGAGTCCGAAAGAGAACAACTCTGCAGGCTGATAGATTGCCAGAAGTTCTCCTTAGAAGCTTGCACCCATGCTGCACAGAACGAGAGGCTTCCTCTTAGAATAGTAGTTCAAGTTCTCTTCTTTGAGCAGCTTCAGCTTAGGACCTCCATTGCGGGCTGCTTTCTGGTTTCAGATCATCTTGATGGATCAAGACAGTTAAGAAGTGGACCTGCTGGATCTAATGAAGGAGGCTTGGCCACAACTGTGAGGGAGAATCAGGTTTTGAAGGTGGGGATGGATAATATGAGGATGAGAGtatttgagcttgagaaggaatgCTCAAACATGAGGCAGGAGATTGAGAAGTTGGGTCGCACAGAGGGTTCTAGCACGTGGGGAAGTGTGTCAAAGAAATTTGGGTTTAAG